In Paenibacillus sp. J23TS9, a single genomic region encodes these proteins:
- a CDS encoding NUDIX hydrolase: MGITEVGENLIDGVIREIKEESGIDATVSYLISVVSNTAIHKWYDGVTDVPTKVMFDFVCKAVGGELATSEETSECSWVPKESVLDLITLPAIRMRYEAYLNFNGSVNYMEYVTATTSECNVKLQRRV; this comes from the coding sequence GTGGGGATCACAGAAGTTGGAGAAAATCTGATTGATGGCGTGATTCGTGAAATCAAAGAGGAAAGTGGAATAGACGCCACTGTTAGCTATTTAATTAGTGTTGTTTCGAATACAGCGATCCATAAATGGTATGACGGTGTGACTGATGTCCCTACGAAGGTCATGTTTGATTTCGTGTGCAAAGCTGTGGGTGGAGAGTTAGCTACCTCTGAAGAAACGAGCGAGTGCAGTTGGGTTCCCAAGGAAAGTGTTCTGGATCTCATTACCTTGCCCGCAATCCGCATGCGTTATGAAGCTTATTTGAACTTTAACGGCTCTGTGAATTATATGGAGTATGTCACTGCGACAACGTCAGAATGTAATGTCAAACTTCAAAGGCGTGTTTAA